Proteins encoded by one window of Chryseobacterium foetidum:
- a CDS encoding DNA-formamidopyrimidine glycosylase family protein, which produces MPEGPTIILMKEDLQKFAGEKVTEVNGSEVPEKARIKGEILREIKTFGKQTYLIFDEIIFKVHLMMFGSYSLFKRKDIDTLKLGLTFKDGGIYFYTCVVKVVDESDLSKINWESDIMSKKWSDEKAIEKMQKHPEMLICDAMMNQDIFAGVGNIIKNEALFRAGIHPETLIKNLTKAKLKLIIKETKDYSFEFLKYKRTDTLSKTFQVYHKKTCPICGVEILKKETGKSKRMSFFCIKDQQLMK; this is translated from the coding sequence ATGCCCGAAGGTCCAACCATAATTTTAATGAAAGAAGATCTGCAAAAATTTGCAGGCGAAAAGGTCACTGAAGTGAATGGCAGCGAAGTTCCTGAAAAAGCCAGAATCAAAGGAGAAATTCTTCGTGAAATAAAAACCTTTGGCAAGCAAACCTATCTCATTTTTGATGAAATAATTTTTAAAGTTCACCTGATGATGTTTGGTTCCTACAGTTTATTCAAAAGAAAAGACATAGACACGCTAAAACTAGGATTGACATTTAAAGACGGCGGAATTTACTTTTACACCTGTGTTGTAAAGGTGGTTGACGAAAGCGATTTATCCAAAATCAATTGGGAATCTGACATCATGAGCAAGAAATGGAGTGATGAAAAAGCAATTGAAAAAATGCAAAAACATCCTGAAATGTTGATTTGCGATGCTATGATGAATCAGGATATTTTTGCAGGTGTCGGGAACATCATTAAAAATGAAGCTCTCTTCCGTGCAGGAATTCATCCCGAAACTTTAATTAAAAATTTAACGAAGGCTAAACTTAAGCTGATTATCAAAGAAACGAAAGATTACAGTTTTGAGTTTTTAAAATATAAACGTACCGATACTTTGAGTAAGACATTTCAGGTTTACCATAAAAAGACCTGTCCGATCTGTGGCGTGGAGATTTTAAAAAAGGAAACCGGAAAAAGCAAACGTATGAGTTTTTTCTGTATCAAAGATCAGCAACTGATGAAATAA
- a CDS encoding arsenate reductase ArsC has product MTKKILVLCTGNSCRSQIAEGYLRYFARQEAEIFSAGVETHGVNPMAVKTMKEDGIDISNHTSNNIDEYRNIDFDYVITVCDNAKERCPYFPTNAQKIHYNFPDPAKAIGTDEEIAEEFRNVRQQIKDYCHSFVLKNL; this is encoded by the coding sequence ATGACAAAAAAGATATTGGTGCTTTGCACAGGTAACAGTTGCAGAAGCCAGATTGCAGAAGGCTATTTAAGATATTTTGCCAGACAGGAAGCCGAAATTTTCAGCGCAGGTGTAGAAACTCACGGCGTAAATCCCATGGCAGTCAAAACCATGAAAGAGGACGGAATTGATATTTCAAATCACACCTCCAATAATATTGACGAATATCGGAATATAGATTTTGATTATGTGATTACGGTATGTGATAATGCAAAAGAGCGCTGTCCGTATTTTCCGACAAATGCTCAGAAGATTCATTACAATTTTCCCGATCCGGCAAAAGCCATTGGAACAGACGAAGAAATTGCTGAAGAATTCAGAAATGTGAGGCAACAGATTAAAGACTATTGTCACAGTTTCGTTCTCAAAAATCTATAG
- a CDS encoding DUF6428 family protein: MNLSKVKQILQTLENVEFQLENESFVPEHFHVTEVGTSTKTFIDCGGVIRTENTVNFQLWSADDFDHRLKPDRLLDIIRLSEEKLGIEDHEIEVEYQTETIGKYDLEFNGKTFVLKNKTAACLAVDACGIPSEKQKKNLADLSVNQNGCKPNSGCC; encoded by the coding sequence ATGAATCTTTCAAAAGTAAAACAGATTTTGCAGACATTAGAAAATGTGGAATTTCAATTGGAAAACGAAAGTTTTGTACCAGAACATTTTCACGTGACCGAAGTAGGAACGAGTACCAAAACGTTTATTGACTGTGGTGGTGTCATTCGTACAGAAAACACTGTGAATTTTCAATTGTGGAGCGCTGACGATTTTGATCACCGCCTGAAGCCAGACAGATTGCTCGACATCATCAGGCTTTCAGAAGAGAAATTAGGCATCGAAGATCATGAAATTGAAGTAGAATATCAAACGGAGACTATCGGCAAATATGATTTAGAATTTAACGGAAAAACATTTGTCCTGAAAAACAAAACTGCAGCTTGTCTGGCTGTGGATGCATGTGGAATTCCGTCTGAAAAACAGAAAAAAAATCTAGCTGATCTGTCCGTAAATCAAAATGGCTGCAAACCAAATTCCGGATGTTGTTAG
- a CDS encoding ArsR/SmtB family transcription factor, producing the protein MGATKTEHFTDQQNQIATIAKALGHPARIAIIEYLMKVKECICGDIVNELPLAQPTVSQHLKELKSAGIIKGNIEGNSICYCIDENVINILNIYFSNIVETVSKAKCC; encoded by the coding sequence ATGGGAGCTACTAAAACAGAACATTTCACGGATCAGCAAAACCAAATTGCGACCATCGCAAAAGCACTGGGACATCCTGCGAGAATTGCGATTATTGAATATTTAATGAAAGTAAAAGAATGTATCTGCGGAGATATTGTAAACGAACTTCCGCTGGCCCAACCGACCGTTTCTCAACATCTTAAAGAACTTAAAAGTGCAGGTATTATAAAAGGAAATATAGAAGGAAATTCGATTTGCTACTGTATTGATGAGAATGTAATCAATATTTTAAATATCTATTTCTCCAACATCGTAGAAACTGTGTCTAAAGCCAAATGCTGCTAG
- a CDS encoding AAA family ATPase, with the protein MNLYNLIIQDKEAVTLDDVFLEPQNKNQIVQLIKEQKYADELQKYGLPVNNKILLEGSSGCGKTMTAKAIANALDKNIIILNLSNIVSSRIGETSQNIKMIFDKAARERSVLFLDELDQIGKARGSDDKDVGEMRRLVNTLIQLIDYYPENALLLCATNHAEIIDTAIIRRFQLKLQYEMPSKDFLDSFYDSVLLKFPEDLSNIDRKYNISFAEAKDYAFTMVKGRLIERLENQNNTKSI; encoded by the coding sequence ATGAATCTGTACAACCTAATCATTCAGGACAAAGAAGCGGTGACGCTCGATGATGTTTTTTTGGAACCTCAAAATAAAAATCAAATTGTACAGCTCATCAAAGAACAGAAATACGCAGACGAGCTGCAGAAATACGGACTTCCCGTCAACAATAAAATCCTTCTCGAAGGAAGTTCAGGTTGTGGCAAAACCATGACTGCAAAAGCGATTGCGAATGCTTTGGACAAGAACATCATTATTCTCAACCTCAGCAATATTGTTTCATCAAGAATTGGCGAAACTTCCCAAAACATCAAAATGATTTTCGATAAAGCGGCGAGAGAACGCTCCGTTCTTTTCCTTGATGAACTTGATCAGATCGGAAAAGCCCGTGGAAGCGATGACAAAGACGTTGGCGAAATGCGAAGACTGGTCAACACATTGATTCAGCTGATCGACTATTATCCCGAAAATGCGCTTCTCCTCTGCGCCACCAACCACGCAGAAATCATCGACACCGCCATCATCAGACGTTTTCAGCTGAAATTACAATACGAAATGCCTTCAAAAGATTTTCTGGATTCTTTCTATGACAGTGTTTTGTTAAAATTTCCAGAAGATCTCAGTAATATTGATAGAAAATACAATATTTCTTTTGCTGAAGCGAAGGATTATGCTTTTACGATGGTGAAAGGGAGGTTGATTGAGAGGTTAGAAAACCAAAATAATACTAAATCTATTTAA
- a CDS encoding DUF6882 domain-containing protein, whose translation MGFLNKLFGQSDKKEQTNETETQQNLTPCKTEQELIERFGGIAFDKQIDLGEVIGENNWNVDMTKGEISFGANLVFPIQVLGTFSHSSETWLWSWANSKSGLPQNLTQQAEQLKKYGEDNGIDLLKNSDFDASKDDLHLIGLIASGMFNSSGYYIADYGQGAMVVTIKSDKVDKIRQDKHHRILTVFPQLISQYEMNHNFALTNYLTNKGYNISENGSKLVATKNGNTIKAEFDNKARLTKLNG comes from the coding sequence ATGGGATTTTTAAACAAATTATTTGGACAAAGCGACAAAAAGGAACAAACTAACGAAACAGAAACTCAACAAAATTTGACACCTTGTAAAACTGAACAAGAACTTATTGAACGGTTTGGTGGTATTGCTTTTGACAAACAAATTGACTTGGGCGAAGTAATTGGCGAAAACAATTGGAATGTTGATATGACAAAAGGCGAAATTAGTTTTGGAGCTAATCTTGTGTTTCCAATTCAAGTTTTAGGAACATTTTCTCATTCATCTGAAACTTGGCTTTGGTCTTGGGCAAATTCAAAATCAGGACTTCCTCAAAACTTAACACAGCAAGCTGAACAACTTAAAAAATATGGAGAAGATAATGGAATTGACTTGTTGAAGAATAGTGATTTTGACGCTTCAAAAGACGATTTACATTTAATCGGACTTATTGCTTCGGGAATGTTCAATTCAAGCGGTTATTACATTGCCGATTATGGACAAGGAGCAATGGTAGTAACAATAAAAAGCGACAAAGTGGACAAAATCCGCCAAGACAAGCATCACAGAATTTTGACTGTTTTTCCGCAACTCATTTCACAATATGAAATGAACCATAATTTTGCTTTGACAAATTATTTGACAAATAAGGGTTACAATATTTCCGAAAACGGAAGTAAATTAGTTGCAACAAAAAACGGAAATACAATAAAAGCTGAATTTGACAATAAAGCAAGACTGACAAAACTAAACGGCTAA
- a CDS encoding LamG-like jellyroll fold domain-containing protein, producing MKQALKSLLVCGLTLSAAGLDAQTLAFPEATGFGRFTTGARGAANPQIYLVTNLNDSGPGSFRDAVSQPGRFVIFKVGGIITPQSVIAVAPNTTIAGQTAPGEGILFLGSRVSFSGSNNTIARYVRIRYGGTAQNQDASGISNGANIILDHMTFSWGTDEVFSINWDNNGNSPDNITIQNSIMGQGLHRHNHSAGGLMQPSAGGKISLIGNLYTSNKTRNNKVKGINEFVNNVVYNWGNYGNTYGHTQSGEAYIMGGDSAGSSFVNIINNYFIGGPHTSNSVTTPFSVGNANFNLYGPGNYFDNNKNGTLDGTLVPQDLTGFPVGDINAIQTTSYDYPMKNPTLSALEAYNKVVASVGASYPKRDQVDQLMISDLETKGTSAAYVYVQSDLTAQYGFVNGGAGHIYGAPAPLDTDNDGMPDAWETANGLNPNVADALNVSTTNAPYLNIEVYINSLPNTVAPDFVNPPTGVNFTNALTSGTPAASSLTVNWADNATNETSYVLERSLSNANNFAVIATLPANSTSYNDSGLTPNTQYFYRVKAVNATDSSVYSSNTSVTTPPVPSAPTKATAPTPANNNLNVDFANGNLLLKWTGSTNTTNFTVYFGTDPQNLTNVATVPYSAAPSYQMSNLSTATNYYWRIDSSNTLGSVTGDVWNFRPLTPSLVGNWPFSETPGDGEQIADVTTYANNGTLNVAYDNASVRVPGKENFALDLATAPGTSVTPYIASIPHQEQIMFNTNSFTVSYWMKAPASMIPSSSATSLYVLCKGSITKNTATGATGKRFNVEMKGGQLRFAIDDDVTKKEITSPIAQYFNGTWVHVVLQRDITAHKIRIYRNGVFMTETDETAVGGIGEASDFVIGNIGELEFQSTANASAPYKGAFDELKMYNYALTPAEINALYSQAVLANAEFSISKNVGSVYPNPVKDQINIKLPEYKKSSLTATVIDMSGKVILKEEVKANGNGVFHLNIAGKRVSGNYILNVSGDNLNSNFKIIVQ from the coding sequence ATGAAGCAAGCTCTAAAATCTTTGCTGGTATGTGGATTGACTTTATCCGCGGCGGGTTTAGATGCGCAGACTTTGGCTTTTCCCGAAGCTACAGGTTTCGGAAGATTTACGACAGGGGCAAGAGGTGCTGCCAATCCTCAGATCTATCTGGTAACGAATTTGAATGACAGCGGACCTGGTTCTTTCCGTGATGCGGTGAGCCAGCCGGGAAGATTTGTGATCTTTAAGGTGGGAGGAATTATCACTCCGCAGTCCGTGATTGCAGTTGCTCCCAATACTACAATTGCAGGGCAAACCGCTCCCGGAGAAGGGATTTTATTTTTAGGTTCCAGAGTTTCTTTTTCAGGTTCAAATAATACCATCGCAAGATATGTCCGTATCAGATATGGTGGCACGGCTCAGAATCAGGATGCATCAGGGATTTCAAATGGTGCCAATATCATTTTGGATCACATGACTTTCAGCTGGGGAACCGATGAGGTTTTCTCTATCAACTGGGATAACAACGGAAACAGCCCGGATAATATTACTATTCAGAACTCTATTATGGGGCAGGGTCTTCACCGTCACAACCACTCTGCAGGAGGGTTGATGCAGCCATCTGCAGGAGGAAAAATCAGTCTTATCGGAAATTTATACACTTCCAATAAAACCCGTAACAACAAAGTAAAAGGAATCAACGAGTTTGTGAACAATGTGGTTTACAACTGGGGGAATTACGGCAATACTTACGGACATACACAATCCGGTGAAGCGTATATCATGGGTGGAGATTCTGCCGGAAGTTCTTTTGTAAATATCATCAACAATTACTTTATCGGAGGCCCGCACACAAGCAATTCGGTGACAACACCTTTCAGTGTGGGAAATGCCAACTTTAATCTCTACGGTCCGGGAAATTATTTTGACAATAATAAAAACGGCACTTTAGATGGTACTTTAGTTCCACAGGATTTAACGGGATTCCCTGTTGGAGATATCAATGCGATACAAACAACTTCGTATGATTATCCGATGAAAAACCCGACATTATCTGCTCTGGAAGCATACAATAAAGTGGTGGCAAGTGTAGGAGCATCTTATCCTAAAAGAGATCAGGTAGATCAGCTGATGATTTCAGATTTGGAAACGAAAGGAACTTCAGCCGCATACGTTTATGTACAGTCTGACTTAACTGCACAATACGGTTTTGTGAACGGTGGTGCAGGTCACATCTACGGCGCGCCGGCTCCTTTAGACACAGATAATGACGGTATGCCGGATGCCTGGGAAACCGCAAACGGATTAAATCCAAACGTTGCTGATGCTTTAAACGTCAGCACCACCAACGCACCTTATCTGAATATAGAAGTGTACATCAACAGTCTTCCGAATACGGTTGCACCGGATTTTGTAAATCCGCCAACGGGAGTGAATTTCACCAATGCACTTACTTCGGGAACACCGGCTGCAAGTTCTTTAACGGTGAACTGGGCAGATAATGCTACCAATGAAACCAGTTATGTTTTGGAACGTTCGCTTTCCAATGCAAATAATTTTGCGGTGATTGCTACACTTCCTGCTAACTCTACAAGTTATAATGACAGTGGTCTTACGCCAAATACGCAGTATTTTTACAGAGTTAAAGCCGTAAATGCCACAGATTCTTCGGTATATTCGTCAAATACTTCTGTGACGACGCCACCCGTACCTTCAGCCCCAACTAAAGCAACAGCTCCAACTCCTGCCAACAATAATTTAAATGTAGATTTTGCCAATGGAAATTTACTTTTAAAATGGACAGGAAGTACCAATACAACCAACTTTACGGTTTATTTCGGAACTGATCCACAGAATTTAACCAATGTGGCAACGGTTCCTTATTCTGCAGCGCCTTCTTATCAGATGAGCAATTTAAGCACGGCAACCAACTATTACTGGAGAATCGATTCTTCTAATACTCTTGGTTCGGTAACAGGTGATGTATGGAATTTCCGTCCTTTGACGCCGTCTTTGGTAGGAAACTGGCCTTTCTCTGAAACACCGGGGGATGGTGAGCAGATTGCTGATGTAACTACTTATGCCAACAACGGAACTTTGAATGTAGCTTACGACAATGCAAGTGTAAGGGTTCCGGGGAAAGAAAATTTTGCTCTGGATCTGGCTACCGCTCCGGGAACTTCAGTCACGCCTTACATAGCAAGCATTCCGCATCAGGAACAGATTATGTTTAATACCAATTCTTTCACGGTTTCTTACTGGATGAAAGCTCCGGCAAGTATGATCCCGTCTTCTTCTGCAACGAGTCTTTATGTATTGTGTAAGGGTTCGATTACTAAAAATACAGCAACGGGTGCAACCGGAAAGCGTTTTAATGTAGAAATGAAAGGTGGCCAGTTAAGATTTGCCATCGATGATGATGTGACTAAAAAGGAAATTACTTCACCTATTGCCCAGTATTTTAACGGAACATGGGTGCATGTGGTTCTTCAGAGAGATATTACGGCTCACAAGATCAGAATTTACAGAAATGGTGTATTCATGACTGAAACTGACGAAACTGCGGTAGGTGGAATTGGTGAAGCGAGTGATTTTGTTATCGGAAACATTGGTGAACTTGAATTCCAGTCTACGGCGAACGCCTCGGCTCCTTACAAAGGTGCATTTGATGAGTTGAAAATGTATAATTATGCTTTAACACCCGCTGAAATCAATGCCCTATACAGTCAGGCAGTGTTGGCAAATGCGGAATTCAGCATCAGCAAAAATGTAGGATCAGTTTACCCGAATCCTGTGAAAGATCAGATCAACATTAAACTTCCTGAGTATAAAAAATCAAGTCTTACGGCTACGGTTATTGATATGAGCGGAAAAGTAATCCTTAAAGAAGAGGTGAAAGCAAACGGAAACGGAGTCTTTCATCTGAATATCGCAGGTAAAAGAGTTTCAGGAAATTATATTCTGAATGTTTCCGGCGACAATCTGAACAGCAATTTTAAAATTATCGTTCAGTAA
- a CDS encoding IS110 family RNA-guided transposase, with translation MEEKNNYCGIDVSSETLDLYFKNKEGVLQHLQVTNTVTGFRKMIRSAGRETHFVMEATGVYHLHLIFFLKEQNIAFSVVDALQIKRYIQMHLERNKSDKKDAKRIYEYGVERRPEIYAMPDTEYFECRSLNNAIHDLTKEITKFSNQIHSIKKCPFDTKTIEKSFEKIIKKLREEKLNLEIILQQKLIAWEAEMLKLVTSVKGIGRRAAAELIIYTQGFKDMNSYKQLISYAGLSPTEYRSGSSIRGRVRICKQGGKQLRHILYMCALNAKKTNAQCKTLFDRLVEKGKNKKAAVIAVCNKLLKIVFGVVKNKTAYQDNFFVKSA, from the coding sequence ATGGAAGAAAAAAACAACTACTGCGGTATTGATGTTTCCAGCGAGACGTTAGATCTTTATTTTAAAAATAAAGAAGGAGTTCTTCAACATTTACAGGTCACAAATACGGTTACCGGATTTCGGAAAATGATCCGATCAGCAGGCCGGGAAACTCACTTTGTGATGGAAGCTACGGGAGTTTATCACCTTCATTTGATTTTCTTTTTAAAGGAACAGAATATTGCTTTCAGTGTTGTGGATGCGCTGCAGATCAAGCGCTACATCCAGATGCATTTGGAACGCAATAAATCAGACAAAAAAGATGCGAAACGAATCTATGAATATGGTGTTGAACGCCGACCTGAAATTTACGCAATGCCCGATACAGAGTACTTTGAGTGCCGTTCTTTAAATAATGCGATCCATGATCTGACGAAAGAAATTACCAAGTTCAGCAATCAGATTCACAGCATTAAAAAGTGTCCTTTTGATACAAAAACGATTGAAAAAAGCTTTGAGAAAATCATCAAAAAACTTCGGGAAGAGAAGTTGAATTTAGAGATAATTCTGCAACAGAAACTCATTGCCTGGGAAGCAGAAATGTTGAAATTGGTTACCAGCGTAAAAGGCATTGGCAGAAGAGCTGCAGCAGAACTGATCATCTATACCCAAGGTTTTAAAGACATGAATTCGTATAAACAACTGATCTCTTATGCAGGTCTGAGTCCCACAGAATATCGGAGCGGAAGCAGCATCCGTGGACGGGTCCGTATCTGCAAACAGGGCGGAAAACAGTTGCGCCATATTCTGTACATGTGTGCCCTAAATGCGAAGAAGACCAATGCTCAATGTAAGACCCTTTTTGACCGACTGGTAGAGAAAGGAAAAAACAAAAAAGCAGCTGTAATTGCAGTGTGCAACAAGCTGCTCAAGATTGTATTTGGGGTGGTAAAAAACAAAACAGCGTACCAGGATAATTTTTTTGTAAAAAGTGCCTAA
- a CDS encoding helix-turn-helix domain-containing protein yields the protein MSNITYFSFKIVAMPKNTLPKIIFLEIKDDTAFTESMLKQYHTHLFCHRGSIKFLFNETPMTCKAGQFLFWFAESRLAQIQTSKGFKATVLLVEKDFLTDNIPDQGWSINAQLHSRVFPVKNIAGMEEKERILNNFKWMNQRFNETEHRFYDEALNLQMRIFILEMWQTFANEYEQRRHSLQTGTLYQQFIHLLQQHCLTEREVQYYSNMLNITPKYLNHLCKIHSGITASEWIQRHAKERLLILLQNQNLNISEIADEMHFSSRSFFTRYVKKVLGVSPSAFRNRVR from the coding sequence ATGTCAAATATTACGTATTTTAGTTTTAAAATTGTTGCGATGCCGAAAAATACCCTTCCAAAAATCATTTTTCTTGAAATAAAAGACGATACTGCTTTTACTGAAAGTATGCTGAAACAGTATCATACGCATTTGTTCTGCCATCGTGGAAGCATCAAATTTTTGTTTAATGAAACGCCGATGACCTGCAAAGCCGGACAGTTTCTGTTTTGGTTTGCCGAAAGCAGACTGGCGCAAATACAGACCAGTAAAGGGTTTAAAGCCACTGTGCTGCTGGTGGAAAAAGATTTTCTTACCGATAATATTCCAGACCAGGGATGGAGTATCAATGCGCAATTACATTCGAGGGTTTTTCCGGTAAAAAATATTGCGGGGATGGAAGAAAAAGAAAGAATTCTGAACAATTTCAAATGGATGAACCAGCGTTTTAATGAAACGGAACACCGCTTTTACGATGAAGCACTGAACCTTCAAATGCGCATTTTCATCCTGGAAATGTGGCAAACTTTTGCTAATGAATACGAGCAGCGCCGCCACAGCCTGCAAACAGGAACGCTGTACCAGCAATTCATCCATCTGTTGCAGCAGCATTGCCTCACAGAGCGGGAAGTGCAGTATTACAGCAATATGCTGAACATCACACCCAAATATCTCAACCACCTCTGCAAAATCCACTCAGGCATTACCGCATCGGAATGGATACAGCGCCACGCCAAAGAACGCCTGTTGATTTTACTGCAAAACCAAAACCTGAACATCTCCGAAATTGCCGACGAAATGCATTTTTCGAGCCGCTCGTTTTTTACAAGATACGTGAAAAAGGTTTTGGGCGTGAGCCCGAGTGCGTTTAGGAATAGGGTGAGGTAG